From the bacterium genome, the window CTCCGGTGCAAGGATAAGGACATCGGCGTCGCCATTGTGGGCGATCGGACCATGCGCTTGCTGAACCGGCAGTTCCGGGGCGAAAGCGGCACCACCGATGTTCTCTCTTTTCCTTTTCAGGATGAAGAGGCGGAGGCCTTCGGGCCCGGCGCCGGGATGCCGAACATCCCCTCCGGCTATCTCGGCGAGGTGGTCATATCCGTGGATGAAGCCAAGCGGCAGGCGGATGAGGCCAGAGAGCCCCTCGAGGCCTCCCTGGATCGCCTTCTGGTCCATGGGATACTCCATCTCAACGGCCACGACCATGGCACCGCCCGAGAGGCCGCCCGCATGCGCCAGAAGGAGCAAGGTCTCCTCGCGGCCCTAAGAGCTCTGCGGGGCCGTTGAGGGCTTTCCGTTTTCGCTCCGTAACTTTTTCGAAATTTTGCGCGTCCTCAAAAAAGGAAAACGATGAAACGCTTGTGGGCGCCCTGGAGGATGGATTTCATCTTGGGCAAGAGTGAAGGACAAAAGGGAGGCGGGCCCGCCCCCTGTGTTTTGTGCAGCCTCCTGCGGAAGGCGGACGGCCCGGAAAATCTCGTGCTCTTCCGGGGAGAGGTTTCCTATGTCATCATGAACAAATATCCGTATACGAA encodes:
- the ybeY gene encoding rRNA maturation RNase YbeY, whose protein sequence is LRCKDKDIGVAIVGDRTMRLLNRQFRGESGTTDVLSFPFQDEEAEAFGPGAGMPNIPSGYLGEVVISVDEAKRQADEAREPLEASLDRLLVHGILHLNGHDHGTAREAARMRQKEQGLLAALRALRGR